The following are encoded in a window of Mycobacterium sp. ELW1 genomic DNA:
- a CDS encoding sensor domain-containing protein, with product MRTAAAAAAVLAAGVIGAAPVQARPADPGVVSYAVLAKGSVGNIVGAPMTWESVSTDPVQGFWVELPVCNNWADIGLPEVFNDPDLASFNSAVTQTSATDQNHLVKQAIGVFATADAATRAYHRVVDRTVGCAGQTTAMHLDDGTTQVWSFGGAAPTATDAVWVKQEADTDRRCFTQTRLRENVLLQAKVCQSGNGGPAVNVLAGAMQNTLGL from the coding sequence ATGCGCACCGCCGCCGCGGCGGCCGCAGTGCTGGCAGCAGGCGTGATCGGGGCCGCTCCGGTGCAGGCCCGCCCGGCGGACCCGGGCGTGGTCTCCTATGCCGTGCTCGCCAAAGGTTCGGTGGGCAACATCGTCGGGGCTCCGATGACGTGGGAGTCGGTGAGCACCGACCCCGTCCAGGGGTTCTGGGTCGAGCTGCCGGTCTGCAACAACTGGGCCGACATCGGGTTGCCCGAGGTTTTCAACGACCCCGACCTGGCGTCGTTCAACAGCGCGGTAACCCAAACCTCGGCCACCGACCAGAACCACCTGGTCAAACAGGCCATCGGGGTGTTCGCCACCGCCGACGCCGCCACCCGCGCGTACCACCGCGTCGTCGACCGCACCGTCGGGTGCGCCGGCCAGACGACCGCGATGCACCTCGACGACGGAACGACTCAGGTGTGGTCGTTCGGCGGTGCGGCCCCGACCGCTACCGACGCTGTTTGGGTCAAACAGGAAGCAGATACCGATCGGCGGTGTTTCACCCAGACGCGGTTGCGGGAAAACGTGCTGTTGCAGGCCAAGGTCTGCCAGTCCGGCAACGGCGGACCGGCGGTCAACGTACTGGCCGGCGCCATGCAGAACACACTGGGTTTATAG
- a CDS encoding organic hydroperoxide resistance protein, giving the protein MSIEVIYTAESTASGGGRDGHVKSSDNRIDLETRPPKEAGGSGEGTNPEQLFSAGYAACFLGALQLVARSEKIGLDSASGVTAQVGFGKDADGGYGINAHLIGYLPGLEQSQAEDLMNKAHQVCPYSKATRGNIDVTLTAKV; this is encoded by the coding sequence ATGAGCATCGAGGTCATCTACACCGCGGAATCGACGGCCAGCGGCGGCGGACGTGACGGCCACGTGAAGTCGTCGGACAACCGAATTGATCTGGAAACCAGGCCACCCAAGGAGGCGGGCGGCAGCGGCGAGGGCACCAACCCCGAGCAACTGTTCTCGGCAGGCTATGCCGCCTGCTTCCTGGGTGCGCTGCAACTGGTGGCGCGGTCGGAGAAGATCGGGCTCGACAGCGCATCGGGCGTCACCGCGCAGGTCGGCTTCGGCAAGGACGCAGACGGCGGGTACGGCATCAACGCCCACCTCATCGGTTACCTCCCCGGACTCGAGCAGAGCCAGGCCGAGGACCTGATGAACAAGGCTCACCAGGTGTGCCCGTACTCGAAGGCCACCCGCGGCAATATCGACGTCACGCTGACCGCCAAGGTCTGA
- a CDS encoding catalase, which yields MTEKFATTDGGAPAPSLEHSLTVGPDGPILLQDHYLIEQMANFNRERIPERQPHAKGGGAFGTFEVTHDVSRFTRAAFLQPGTKTDMVARFSTVAGERGSPDTWRDPRGFALKFYTSEGNFDLVGNNTPVFFLRDPIKFQNFIRSQKRLQSSNLRDHHMQWDFWTLSPESAHQVTWLMGDRGIPKTWRNMNGYSSHTYSWINAAGELFWVKYHFKTDQGIEFLTQEEGDELAGSDGDYHQRDLFDTIEGGDFPSWTLHVQIMPFEDAKTYRFNPFDLTKVWPHSDYPLQEVGRMTLNRNVTDYHAEMEQAAFEPNNVVPGTGLSPDKMLLARGFSYSDAHRHRLGVNYKQIPVNTPRVEVHSYSKDGAMRIHNVTDPVYAPNSVGGPQADPARATEVHWVSDGDMVRTAYTLREEDDDWGQAGTLVREVLDDDARDRLAHNVIGHVSKGVKEPVLSRVFEYWRNIDADLGKKIEEGVRGKTG from the coding sequence ATGACTGAGAAATTTGCGACGACCGATGGCGGTGCTCCAGCCCCGAGCCTCGAACATTCTCTGACTGTCGGGCCGGACGGCCCGATCCTGCTCCAGGACCACTACCTGATCGAGCAGATGGCCAACTTCAACCGCGAACGTATCCCGGAGCGCCAGCCGCACGCCAAAGGCGGCGGTGCGTTCGGAACGTTCGAAGTGACGCACGACGTCAGCAGATTCACTCGTGCGGCGTTCCTGCAGCCCGGCACCAAGACCGACATGGTGGCCAGATTCTCGACTGTCGCCGGCGAGCGCGGCAGCCCAGACACCTGGCGTGACCCCCGCGGATTCGCGTTGAAGTTCTACACCTCCGAGGGCAACTTCGATCTCGTCGGCAACAACACCCCGGTGTTCTTCCTGCGGGATCCGATCAAGTTCCAGAACTTCATCCGCTCCCAGAAGCGTCTGCAATCGTCGAACCTGCGCGATCACCACATGCAGTGGGACTTCTGGACGCTCTCACCGGAATCCGCACACCAGGTCACCTGGCTGATGGGTGACCGCGGCATCCCGAAGACCTGGCGCAATATGAACGGCTACTCCAGCCACACCTACAGCTGGATCAACGCCGCCGGCGAGTTGTTCTGGGTGAAGTACCACTTCAAGACCGACCAGGGCATTGAATTCCTCACCCAGGAGGAGGGTGACGAATTGGCCGGCAGCGACGGGGATTACCACCAGCGGGACCTCTTCGACACCATCGAGGGCGGCGACTTCCCGAGCTGGACGCTGCACGTGCAGATCATGCCGTTCGAGGATGCCAAGACATACCGGTTCAATCCCTTCGACCTGACCAAGGTGTGGCCGCACAGCGACTACCCGCTGCAGGAAGTTGGTCGAATGACGTTGAATCGCAACGTCACCGACTACCACGCCGAGATGGAGCAGGCTGCTTTCGAGCCGAACAACGTCGTGCCCGGCACCGGATTGAGCCCGGACAAAATGCTGTTGGCACGCGGCTTCTCCTACAGCGACGCCCATCGGCATCGGCTCGGGGTGAACTACAAGCAGATCCCGGTCAACACACCGAGAGTCGAAGTGCACAGCTACTCCAAAGACGGTGCGATGCGGATCCACAACGTGACTGACCCGGTGTACGCGCCGAACTCGGTCGGTGGTCCGCAGGCTGATCCCGCGCGGGCGACTGAGGTGCACTGGGTCTCCGACGGCGACATGGTCCGCACGGCGTACACCCTTCGTGAAGAAGATGACGACTGGGGCCAGGCCGGCACCCTGGTTCGCGAGGTGCTCGACGATGACGCGCGAGACCGGTTGGCGCACAACGTCATCGGTCATGTATCCAAGGGTGTCAAGGAGCCGGTGCTGTCCCGGGTGTTCGAGTACTGGCGCAACATCGATGCCGACCTCGGCAAAAAAATCGAGGAAGGCGTGCGAGGCAAGACCGGGTAA
- the egtB gene encoding ergothioneine biosynthesis protein EgtB, translating into MIARETLARDLERARRRTLTLTDFDDAELHRQYSPLMSPLVWDLAHIGQQEELWLLRDGDPHRPGMLPANIEGLYDAFVHSRASRVDLPLLSPAQSRAYCTSVRAAALDVLDTLPHRDDDAEVAFRFGLVISHENQHDETILQALNLRSGAPILAHRMTLPPGRPGLAGSSVLVPGGPFVLGVDAVTEPLSLDNERPAHVVDVPAFRIGRVPVTNAEWRQFIDDGGYTQQRWWSPRGWEHRVQTDLSAPEFWNPDGTRTRFGHVEDIPGDEPVQHITFFEAEAYAAWAGARLPSEVEWEKAAAWDPVVGARRRYPWGSGEPTPQRANLGGEALRPAPVGAYPDGASAYGAEQMLGDVWEWTTSPLRPWPGFTPMIYQRYSEPFFDGDYKVLRGGSWAVGSDTLRPSFRNWDHPIRRQIFSGVRLAWDV; encoded by the coding sequence GTGATCGCACGCGAGACGTTGGCCCGGGACCTCGAACGGGCCCGCCGGCGCACGCTGACGCTGACCGACTTCGACGACGCCGAGTTGCATCGCCAGTACAGCCCGCTGATGAGTCCACTGGTGTGGGACCTCGCCCACATCGGGCAACAGGAGGAGCTGTGGCTGCTGCGCGACGGTGACCCGCATCGGCCGGGCATGCTGCCCGCCAACATCGAAGGCCTCTACGACGCGTTCGTGCATTCCCGCGCCAGCCGCGTCGACCTCCCGCTGCTGTCACCGGCGCAGTCCCGCGCATACTGCACCAGCGTGCGGGCCGCGGCACTCGACGTGCTCGACACCTTGCCCCACCGCGATGACGACGCCGAGGTCGCGTTCCGCTTCGGCCTGGTGATCAGCCACGAGAACCAGCACGACGAGACAATTCTGCAGGCGCTCAATTTGCGCAGCGGCGCACCGATTCTGGCCCATCGGATGACGCTGCCCCCGGGCCGGCCCGGGCTGGCCGGCAGCTCGGTGTTGGTGCCCGGCGGCCCGTTCGTCCTCGGTGTCGACGCCGTGACCGAACCGCTGTCATTGGACAACGAGCGCCCCGCCCATGTCGTCGACGTGCCGGCGTTCCGCATCGGCCGGGTGCCGGTGACCAACGCTGAGTGGCGGCAGTTCATCGACGACGGTGGCTACACCCAACAACGATGGTGGTCACCGCGCGGATGGGAACATCGAGTCCAAACCGACCTGAGCGCACCGGAGTTCTGGAATCCGGACGGCACCCGAACCCGGTTCGGCCACGTCGAGGACATCCCCGGCGACGAACCCGTCCAGCACATCACCTTTTTCGAAGCCGAGGCCTATGCGGCGTGGGCAGGCGCACGATTGCCGAGCGAAGTGGAATGGGAGAAAGCCGCCGCCTGGGATCCCGTGGTCGGGGCACGCCGTCGCTACCCATGGGGCTCGGGGGAACCGACGCCGCAACGGGCCAACCTCGGCGGGGAGGCGCTGCGTCCTGCGCCGGTCGGGGCTTACCCCGATGGGGCGTCGGCCTATGGCGCCGAGCAGATGCTCGGAGATGTGTGGGAGTGGACCACCTCGCCGCTGCGGCCGTGGCCGGGCTTCACACCGATGATCTACCAACGCTATTCGGAGCCCTTCTTCGACGGTGACTACAAGGTGCTGCGCGGTGGTTCATGGGCGGTGGGCTCCGACACGCTGCGGCCCAGTTTCCGCAACTGGGATCACCCGATCCGCAGGCAGATCTTCTCCGGTGTGCGCTTGGCGTGGGACGTCTGA
- a CDS encoding DUF4185 domain-containing protein has protein sequence MSALVLAPTAIADPPSPAPDPILSPLAPGQVVRIGPIAGTGTPTRDYGIGATDLCEFMEFPTELLQICGDSFAGQGVGFGGWFSPVALRVAGDSVDDPDGIRYTGVVGVDKPLLADPKPPGASQLPAGVVQINRQNYLLVTTTKDLVPQTSRLVKAVAGQGGWQTVAGSQRPASYAGGHQTQISGYYDPIPTPDSQTGWVYIVANNFDRSGPVMLYRATRESFTDRARWQGWAAGPGGGWNKTPTPLWPDKIGEMSMRQVDGKPVLSYFNASTGNMEMRVAYDPTGLGTAPVTTVVQAGDWPDPVESLPPPEDNRLAQPYGGYISPGSTLDEVRVFISQWNTTPRDRAPYRVLQFAVNPIKPW, from the coding sequence ATCTCGGCGCTGGTGCTGGCGCCGACGGCGATCGCCGACCCGCCGAGTCCGGCTCCTGACCCGATCCTCTCGCCGCTGGCGCCGGGCCAGGTGGTGCGGATCGGACCGATCGCCGGTACCGGGACGCCGACTCGCGACTACGGTATCGGCGCCACCGATTTGTGCGAGTTCATGGAATTCCCAACCGAATTGCTCCAGATCTGTGGTGACAGCTTCGCCGGCCAGGGCGTCGGATTCGGTGGGTGGTTCTCACCGGTCGCGCTGCGGGTGGCCGGGGACTCGGTCGACGATCCCGACGGCATCCGCTACACCGGGGTTGTCGGGGTGGACAAACCGCTGCTGGCTGACCCCAAGCCGCCAGGTGCTTCCCAGCTGCCCGCGGGGGTGGTGCAGATCAACCGGCAGAACTATCTGCTCGTGACCACCACCAAAGACCTGGTGCCGCAGACGTCGCGGCTGGTGAAAGCGGTTGCCGGGCAGGGCGGTTGGCAGACCGTCGCGGGCTCGCAGCGTCCCGCCTCGTACGCCGGCGGCCATCAGACGCAGATCAGTGGCTACTACGACCCGATTCCGACGCCGGACTCGCAGACCGGCTGGGTGTACATCGTGGCCAACAATTTCGACAGATCCGGGCCGGTGATGCTCTACCGCGCAACGCGAGAGAGCTTCACCGACCGCGCGCGCTGGCAAGGCTGGGCGGCGGGTCCCGGCGGCGGCTGGAACAAGACACCGACACCGTTGTGGCCGGACAAGATCGGCGAGATGAGCATGCGGCAGGTCGACGGAAAGCCGGTGCTGTCGTACTTCAACGCCAGCACCGGGAACATGGAGATGCGGGTGGCCTACGACCCGACGGGTCTGGGAACCGCGCCCGTGACGACGGTGGTGCAGGCGGGTGACTGGCCCGATCCGGTTGAGAGCCTGCCGCCGCCGGAGGACAACCGGCTGGCGCAGCCCTACGGCGGCTACATCTCGCCGGGTTCGACGCTGGATGAAGTGCGGGTGTTCATCAGTCAGTGGAACACCACGCCGCGCGACCGCGCGCCGTATCGGGTGCTGCAGTTCGCGGTGAACCCGATCAAGCCGTGGTGA
- the egtC gene encoding ergothioneine biosynthesis protein EgtC, whose translation MCRHLGWLGQPVSIASLVLDPPCGLRVQSYAPRRQKHGLINADGWGVGFLDGGEVRRWRSASPLWGDVSFASVSPALHSNCIVAAVRSATVGMPIEASASAPFSDGSWLLSHNGVVDRGVLPVSAKAESTVDSAMLAALIFDRGPENLGDTIAEVGAADPGARLNIMAANGSRLLATTWGDTLSVLRRSDGVVLASEPYDDHPDWQDIPDRHLVDVSGGQVTLTPLKGSL comes from the coding sequence ATGTGCCGGCATCTGGGCTGGCTGGGCCAACCGGTATCGATCGCCTCGCTGGTCCTCGATCCGCCGTGCGGGTTGAGGGTGCAGTCCTACGCGCCGCGCAGGCAGAAGCACGGGTTGATCAACGCCGACGGATGGGGCGTGGGCTTCCTTGACGGCGGCGAGGTGCGCCGCTGGCGCAGCGCGTCACCACTGTGGGGCGACGTGTCGTTCGCCTCCGTCTCCCCGGCGTTGCACAGCAATTGCATTGTCGCAGCGGTACGTTCGGCAACGGTCGGCATGCCGATCGAGGCCAGTGCGTCCGCCCCGTTCAGTGATGGCAGCTGGTTGCTGTCCCACAACGGCGTGGTCGACCGGGGCGTACTGCCCGTCAGCGCGAAAGCCGAATCGACCGTCGACAGTGCCATGTTGGCTGCCTTGATCTTCGACCGCGGACCGGAAAACCTCGGCGATACCATCGCCGAAGTCGGTGCGGCAGATCCGGGCGCCCGACTGAACATCATGGCCGCCAACGGGTCTCGGCTTCTAGCCACCACCTGGGGTGACACACTGTCGGTGTTGCGCCGCAGTGACGGAGTGGTGCTGGCCAGCGAACCCTATGACGATCACCCCGACTGGCAGGACATCCCGGACCGGCATCTCGTCGACGTGAGCGGGGGACAGGTGACGCTGACCCCGCTGAAAGGATCTTTGTGA
- the egtD gene encoding L-histidine N(alpha)-methyltransferase yields MTFTLSNYLAADAAAQALRDDVLHGLTQTPKSLPPKWFYDAVGSDLFDQITRLPEYYPTRTEAQILRSQAPAIAAASGADTLVELGSGTSEKTRLLLSAMRDKGSLRRFVPFDVDSSVLELAGAALEQEYPELDIDAVCGDFEEHLAKIPSGGRRLFVFLGSTIGNLTAAPRAQFLTALADVLDPGDSLLLGTDLVKDTERLVRAYDDSAGVTARFNLNVLTVVNRELDADFDIDAFEHVARWNPDEERIEMWLRATSPQQVAVAGLDLRVEFAAGEEMLTEVSCKFRPEAVAQELEAAGLRRTQWWTDEAGDFGLSLAVK; encoded by the coding sequence GTGACGTTCACGCTGTCGAACTACCTGGCCGCCGACGCTGCCGCCCAGGCGCTGCGCGACGATGTGCTGCACGGCTTGACACAGACACCGAAGTCGTTGCCGCCCAAATGGTTCTACGACGCTGTCGGCAGCGACCTGTTCGACCAGATCACCCGCCTGCCGGAGTACTACCCGACCCGGACCGAAGCGCAGATCCTGCGTTCTCAGGCCCCGGCGATCGCGGCCGCCAGTGGTGCCGACACGCTGGTGGAGCTCGGCAGCGGAACATCAGAGAAGACGCGGCTACTGCTGAGCGCCATGCGCGACAAAGGTTCCCTGCGGCGATTTGTACCGTTCGACGTCGACTCGAGTGTCTTGGAACTGGCGGGAGCGGCGCTGGAGCAGGAGTATCCGGAACTCGACATCGACGCGGTGTGTGGCGATTTCGAGGAACACCTGGCCAAGATCCCGTCGGGCGGTCGCCGGCTGTTCGTATTCCTCGGGTCCACCATCGGCAATCTGACCGCTGCCCCGCGCGCGCAGTTCCTCACCGCGCTCGCCGACGTGCTGGACCCCGGGGACAGCCTGCTGCTGGGCACCGACCTCGTCAAGGACACCGAACGCCTGGTGCGCGCCTACGACGACAGCGCCGGTGTGACCGCGCGGTTCAACCTCAACGTCCTGACCGTGGTCAATCGAGAACTGGACGCCGACTTCGACATCGACGCCTTCGAGCACGTCGCCCGCTGGAACCCCGACGAGGAGCGCATCGAGATGTGGCTGCGCGCAACGTCTCCGCAGCAGGTCGCCGTCGCCGGGCTGGACCTGCGTGTCGAGTTCGCCGCAGGCGAGGAGATGCTCACCGAGGTGTCGTGCAAGTTTCGGCCCGAGGCGGTAGCGCAGGAGCTGGAGGCGGCCGGCCTGCGGCGAACGCAGTGGTGGACCGATGAGGCCGGGGACTTCGGGCTGTCGCTGGCGGTGAAGTGA
- the egtE gene encoding ergothioneine biosynthesis PLP-dependent enzyme EgtE has protein sequence MSAPDTLADSWREARLPAAGVHLDSAACSRQSLAAIEAAAAHARHESEVGGYVAAQAAAPVLDAGRAGVAVLTGMSSDDVVFTTGSGNALQLLLGVWPMERTVACLPGEYGPNLVEFTARGFTRQELPVDSLGRVDPEAARRTLADAPPAMVHLTAVGSHRGVVQPVAAVAGVCREIGVPLIVDAAQALGHIDCVSDADAVYSSSRKWLAGPRGVGVLAVRPALADLLQSPPWAGAVSALQCLELGEANIAARVGFSVAVGQHLAAGPETVRQRLAALGRQTRTMLAEVQGWRVVEPEDAPTAITTLEPTAGADPVQVRARLIDEHGIVTTAAGVERAPMELTTPVLRISPHVDAGTEDLEALVVALRAVT, from the coding sequence GTGAGCGCACCCGACACCCTGGCTGACAGCTGGCGGGAGGCGCGGCTGCCCGCGGCCGGTGTGCACCTCGACAGCGCGGCATGTTCACGGCAGAGCCTGGCGGCGATCGAGGCGGCGGCCGCTCACGCCCGCCACGAGTCTGAGGTCGGCGGTTACGTCGCTGCGCAAGCAGCCGCTCCGGTTCTCGACGCCGGGCGCGCAGGTGTTGCGGTGTTGACCGGAATGTCCTCGGACGACGTCGTTTTCACCACCGGATCGGGCAACGCACTGCAACTCCTGCTCGGCGTCTGGCCGATGGAACGGACCGTGGCGTGCCTGCCCGGCGAGTACGGCCCCAACCTGGTGGAGTTCACTGCGCGCGGCTTCACCCGGCAGGAGCTCCCCGTCGACAGTCTCGGCCGGGTCGACCCGGAGGCGGCCCGCCGCACCCTGGCCGACGCGCCGCCGGCGATGGTCCACCTGACCGCGGTCGGCAGCCACCGCGGTGTCGTACAACCAGTCGCCGCGGTCGCGGGGGTGTGCCGGGAGATCGGCGTCCCGCTGATCGTCGATGCCGCGCAGGCGCTGGGCCACATCGACTGTGTGAGCGACGCGGATGCGGTCTACTCGTCGTCGCGCAAATGGCTGGCGGGCCCGCGCGGGGTCGGAGTGCTGGCGGTGCGCCCGGCACTGGCTGATCTGCTGCAATCCCCGCCGTGGGCCGGTGCGGTTTCGGCATTGCAGTGCCTGGAGTTGGGTGAAGCCAATATCGCTGCGCGGGTCGGCTTTTCGGTCGCAGTGGGACAGCATCTCGCGGCTGGGCCGGAGACGGTACGCCAGCGGCTGGCCGCGCTCGGACGTCAGACCCGCACGATGCTGGCCGAGGTGCAGGGGTGGCGAGTGGTGGAACCCGAGGACGCGCCGACGGCGATCACCACGTTGGAGCCCACCGCCGGCGCCGACCCCGTCCAGGTGCGAGCCCGACTGATCGACGAGCACGGCATTGTCACCACCGCGGCCGGAGTCGAGCGCGCCCCGATGGAGTTGACGACGCCGGTACTGCGGATCTCGCCGCACGTCGACGCCGGCACCGAAGATCTCGAAGCGCTGGTCGTCGCGCTGCGAGCGGTGACCTGA